DNA sequence from the Amphiprion ocellaris isolate individual 3 ecotype Okinawa chromosome 17, ASM2253959v1, whole genome shotgun sequence genome:
aaaccagttaaaaaacAAGTCCAAACCAGGTCCAAACCAAGATAAAACCACTCAAAAACCAGTTGAAAACCAGTTCTAAACTAGGTCTAAAAGCAGTCTAGAAACAGGTCCAAAACAAGTGTAAAACCAGCCCATAAGCAGTCCAGAACCAGGTTCAACACCAGACTCAAAACCAGGTCTATCGTTCAGGTCGGTTTGCAAAGTCTGAACAGGTTAAATCAACCAGaatattttcatctttatttcatatttatgtttGTGAATATTATACACATTTTTGCTGTATATTGTGATTGGCTGACGTGTgcctgctcctcctccagctgaccAATGGGGAGCCGGCTCTGGACCGGGTTCTGTCGCTGGGCGGACACAAAGCTCCGGTGGTGACGGTTGACTGGTGCTCGGCGGTGGACTGTGGCACCTGTCTGACGGCATCAATGGACGGGAAGATCAAACTGAGCACGCTCCTGGCCCAGAAGTCCTGATCAGTTACTGATCGATTGGACTGGAACCGGATCAATACGTCGTCTGTTTCATCATGTAGCAGTGGAAAGTCATCTTGTTAAATTCAGATCTGCATTAAAATCTCAATGAAAGTCACAACTGAGgatgttttctttattaaagctgcatttaatgATCTTTGTgtctcaaatcatcacatttttagaacaatttctgctcaaaAATCTCGGATTTACTCAAAACTTTTCATAATAATTGAGAATAATTGAATTAATTAATAATCCAGacgtcaactagtgatattttctgaaccacatgtagctgcaggtcacaatattacaaaactaaacatgtagaatactttaGTAGGAAATATGTGGTCACAAAAAATTTgcctgtattaaaaaaaatatgtatttttcataaatatatttaaatgtgaaattccAGAGGTTACAaaagttcaataaaaaaattatgctttcatttttatgccagatattgttcagaaaacaaattacacaacatgagaataaatgcagtacctaataaaaataataaaaaaacaagatataagTAAAATACATTACTAAATATATAATACATAAATATTATATGTGACAACGAAAATACTGCAAATTGAATCTACATATTACAggtaatgaaaatatttcaaattaaagttaaatattacatttggcaatgaaaatgctgcaaattaaatttaaatattacatgtaATAATGGAAATACCGCAAATATTACActtgacaatgaaaatactgGAAATTAAGTTTAAATATCACACGTGGCTATGAAATATTGCatgtaaaattgtaatattagacattaaattgaaatattggatgtgataataaaatattgcacataaaaataaatatcgcacattaaatttaaatattgtagATTCAATTtagtttagaatttttttgtaagttttattAAATAGATATCATATTACGTTTgcccagttttatttttattacttatatcagtaataaatacaaacatatttttagtgttttatcagttttgacctctgctgctgcagtacCGCCTCTCCGCcacaggaggcgctgcaacacTGTGAGCCGTTAATTCTGCCAGTGAAAAAGACGCAGCAGCCACAACAATAATACAGCGGAGCTCCAGCGGCTGGAAACCAGATAAGTGTGCGAATTCAGCGCTCAGTTCTCAGGTTAACGAACAGAGGCGGCCCGCTGCTGTCGCCTGGAGGAGAATAATTCTTTGCGGAGCTGAATCCGGGCGCCATGTTAGTCTGTGACCGCAGATACAAGCTGCTGTCGCTGTAGGAGGGGAAGCTAGCTGCTGCTCCGTTAGCTCGTCGACACCGAGCCTCCTCCGGTTCGGCTCTCCGGTTCATGTCACTGGGCTCCGGTACCGCGGGCCGCCATGGAGAGCCTCTACAAGCGGAAGATGTTCGCCTCGATGCGGAAGACCAAAGTGGCCGCGTCGAAGAAGCGGCAGATCGGCCTGCCCGCTTCCATCCTGGACGACAGTGACGAGggctctttctcctcctcctcgtcctccggGTCCCAGTCCGACTTCCAGAGCTCCCCGGAGGAGGACAGCGAGCAGGAGGGCCGGGACCGCAGCGAGTCCGGGGCCACCTCCAGCGACGACAGCCGCTCCGTGACCCGCAGGAAGCGCTCGTTCCTGGGCGGCGATGACAGCTCGTCGTCGTCCAGCGGCggagaggaggacgaggaggaggaggaggaagaggaggaggaccgGAGCCAGCCCAAGAGGTCGGTGCAGCCCCGGAAGAGGAGCCGGCTGCAGCGGCAGGACGAGTCGGACTCGGACCAGGAGGAGAAGCGGAGGGAGGAGGCCGAGAAGGCGAAGAGgagacagagacacaacaaGCTGCTGGCGCTGTCCCGGAGGATGAAGGCCCGGGTCCCCAACCGGAGGAGGAGCCGCCTGAAGCAGGTAGAGCTCTGCGGCAGGGCCGCTGGATGAGGGGCCTCCTGGGGggccaaaaacaccaaaacacagCTGGGTTTCTGTAAATAGATCAAGCTGTGACTGAATATAGACCAGTTAACAGTTAAAAACCTCAGACTGATATAGTTTAAATccttattttacactttattatGCAAATTATATGATGTTTATGGATTAAAAGTGGCAATTTGGGGGAAAAGTTCacttataatgacaataattagCTTTATTTCTTCTGCAACTCCCAAAAGTAGACatacaaagtgctttataaaacactacaacatgcaaaacattagaaaGCAACAATTTATCATTAATACAAACGACACACCCCCTTTTAAAGAGTATTAAATACATTATCATTAAACTTTTATAGGCATCATAAACCTAAAATTGTTAGTAATGTTCATACATTTGAGACACGTgcagaatttatgatttaaatattaaatattggcTCCATGTGTGGTTATAATTGATCAAACTACAGCAGCTTAAGgtgcattaaaatgtgtttttattgtttctcgACGACCTGCTGCCATATTTTGGTAGTTAAATGTCGCTGCTGCAGATTTCCTAAAAAATGTGTCTAatggaaagacagaaaaaatgtttatattgtgttaaaTTGATCAGATTTGTACAGTAAAATGTTGATGTCTTCATCttgttgctgtatttaataaactcagaggaaataatccTAAACAGCTGGAGGCGACAAAgttcagctcctgttaacagTTTGAAGTTTTCTGTCAACTTAAATcacaaattgtgttttttacgGTTTCTCTGATGCTAATAAGCAGCTAATTAGTTGGTAGTCTGCTAATTTTTCATAGATTAAAACTGGCAATTTTTGGCAATTTGAGTGAAAATAGTCCAAGAGAAGTGATTCTTTGGTTTATCTGATGGAAAAAGTTCACTTATAGTCATCATAAACTTAGGACATTGgtagaaatacattaaaatacactTAGAGGATTTATTTATGGAATTAATAGTGGAAATTCTGTCCATCATGCTGCTGTCTGGTGCTGCAGatgtttaataaactcagaggaaataatccTAAACAACCAGAAGCAACAAACTAAGCTTCAATTCCTGTTCAGACTTTGAAGTTTTCTGTCAACTTAAATCACAAACTGCGTTCTTTGCTGTTTCTGTGATGCTCATTAACTGCTAAAACTATCACAGTCAGATCATTTTGCATGAATAAAAATTGGTACTGTTTTGGCAATTAGAGTGGCTCCTATTGAAAACAGTTCAAGAGAAGGGATCCTTCGGTTTATCTGACGGAAAAAGTTCACTTATGGTCATCGTAAACTCAGGGCAGTGttagaaatacattaaaatacacatCCAGAGTTTATTTATGAGTTAAATATTGGAAATTCTGTCCATCCTGCCACTGTCTGGTGCTGCagatgtttaaccctcgtgtcgtcctgcgggtcaaaattaacccgttttaaagttttaaaatgtggaaataaaatctatttttacagtgaaacttctgatgtccacattttcaacatttttgggaaatctttgaacattttttggtggaaaaaaagaaatgttaaaaatgtttcttaagaacattcacaaaaaaatcaaccaaaatccagcgaatttcactggattttggtagatttttatgtgaatgttcttaaagaaaatatttgaagttttaatgatataaatagaatcactttagatattttcattttttgaaaatatttacaagaattttcttgccaaatgtgggagatttttttttaaataaaacttttcagggaaacttgtaaggaattattggaattttcttcctgaagattttgcaaattttcagaaatttggggaatttttttgctgatttttttggatttttttttcagacaaggaaacaatattttttggtgcccgtaaatgaaaacaacaggagggttaataaactcagaggaaataatcctaaacaaccggaagcaacaaactaaactaagTTTGAGTGTCTCATCCATCAACTAAAGTcacaatatgtttattttactgtttctgtgactaaaaactaaaactgtctTCCATTAAGATTCTagaacttgtttgtgttttcagggcGGCGGAGACAGGGAAGAGTCTAAAGAAGCCGAGGATGAGGCCGGCGGCgatgaagacagaaacaaaggagaagaagaagacggcGACAAAAAGGAGGCTTCAGGAggtaaagaggaggagaaagatgaggaagaggagaagaactAAAAGCTTCGTCTTAAAGACTCGCAGCTTTGTACAGTTTTCTCTCCTGCAGCACTTAAAGtggaaaacacttaaaaatgttggaggttttcttagttttttcttgctgctgcagcagaaacataaaGAGGACGTTCCTCTTTAAACTGACCTATGGATCTCTGGTTTATTAGTGTTCAGTCCTGCTGATCTGCTGACATGTTGATTTACAAACCCCAGATTTCAGTCATCTGTCAGCTAAAACTGTGCACTACCAACACTAAACTTAACAGAGCTCCACTACCAAActatcaaaagtttggggccacttaaaaatgtccttatttttgaaagaaaagcagtttttttcagtgaagataacattaaatgaatcagaaacacagtctagacattgttaatgtggtaaatgaatgaatgaaagtgggagttttcatggaaaacatgaacttgtctggatgaccccaaacttttgaacagtagtgtacatgtagAGCAAAGATAACCACAGCACTTtcattgactttatttttttgttttgtgttgtgtttttttaggcTAGTGACCCAGACTCTAAAAGAATCATTTAGAAAGTTTAATTTAGGTTCTGCTCATGAATTTCTAAACATATTTTCCTCCTGTTCGTTTACCATCGACCAACTTTCATCAGGTTTTTTCTCGCATTAAATCTGAGTATATTTGATCAACAATATCTGAGaaattattaaagataaaaaccagaaattttgtctcttatttctcatcatgtcatcgattcagaatctgtaatattggacaagtagatcaaataatctctgattatggaggagaagaaattaaagccagaaatgtgtagggaggaggttggggtggatggacgggTCAACAAAACACTGGACTTTAACCATCTGTAAtgttggacaagtagatcaaataatctctgattatggttgagttaaaatatgaaacagcaggtttcatgtcattttagacaacttCCTAATGGACaggttttgagtaatttaaggtaaattttgtgccattttaatGACTAATTTAgcctcattttggacactttttgagtaattttggaaacTGCACATCATTTAGGTCGGGTAAGACATAATTTGATCTCTGATTTGTCTGATTTCTATgataaaatatagatatatataaagatatttttgaatttttttttgttttgtagttagATTTTCTTTCACTGAAATTTGAGTCTCATTACAGACTGTTGCAGTATCCAGTAGACTTTGTAGGGTACGTATACTCGTCGGGTAGATTGTCCTGTTTAACTACTACTTGTCTGATATTATAGATTCTGAATTAAtggcatgatgagaaataacagaaaatttcaggtttttatctttaagagttcttcagatattgttgttcaaacagactcagatttaaatgtgaggaaaaaccTGCTGGTAGTGGGTCGatgagcagtttttaaaaaaaaaaaaaaattaaatatataaagctaaaatttcacaaatatcttcataaatatccagattttatgCTACAAATAATTTCAGGTAAATCAGAGATAGTTGAACAgtaaatttgaggatttttgaCACAACAAAACTGTTAGAGTAAAAGTATGTAAGTACAGTCAGAAGAAAGTAGTACGTACACTCGTGAGACTGTTACACTGTAGTAGAGTTTACTATGTCGTTACTCATTCATTAATGCAAAAGCAGGATTTCATCTCCTGAACCTTAAAGAATCGAAACTGATGTGTGGAACTGGGATCTGAAGATACCACCTGAGTCTTTTTTCGAGTTTTAAGGTGGAACTATTTGAGTAGTATGAGCCTTAAAGCTAGCTAGATGTCAAACATTTGCGATGttggttttatgttatttttgaacACTATTCAGACGTTGTGAAGGTCTTCATGGATGTCATGGATCAAATAAATGACCTCGAACACGTCAGTAGATCAGCAGGTGGCGCTAAAACCGGAGCAGCTCGCCGTCGTCCATGTAGGAAACTGGATTCTGTGTTTCGTGGAGCCGAGAAACTGAAACTCTTCTGGTTGAAACATCGACTCGGCGCATATCCGGACTTCAGTATCTGAGCTTCTAGTTGGATTCCTGATCGTTGAAAAGAAACTCTAAAGGTCTGGATTGAGGCTCCTGCAGTATTTAGAGACCTTCAGTATAAAAGCTTCTGTTGCActtttctgctcttttattTACCCTTTAGTTTGAATCGGGCTCTTCTCCGACGATTTATATTCGATGCATCAGCGTCAAATCGACTCGAAGTCTGAAGTTATTCGCAAGTATTTTGTCGTACGGAGGCTTTTAATTTGGCACAAGCAAGTAGGGCTTCAGCtaatgatgaatggatgaatcGTCTAAGCACGATACGACGTATCACGCTTAGACGATTCATCCATTCATCGTTTGGGACATTTGTTAGGGACATTTGCttgtagggctgcaactaatgatgaATCGATGAATACATCGTATCGTGCTTAGACGATTCATCCATTCATCGTTAGTTCACAATATTGAGGTACTTTCTGTCTCTCTAGTTGCAGTTTTTTCTTGACTATCGTTCCCTCATGTCATTATAAGCTGAATATATGTCGTTGGGACACCTGAGCTGATCAGTTTGGCTCATTAAAGGCTgttaaaacctgtaaaaatcTTCATGTACAGTTTAGAGAAACAACAGTGACGTGTTTCTAGAAGAACGGCtcagactttaaaacaaaaactatcaTTTCTCCGTCAGTTTCCTCTTAATTCCACCTGGTTGTCCATGAATGTGACTCGAGAATAAAAACAGCGACTCCTGTAGATAAAACTCATTTGGACAAAAgcttttttctacttttctatttatttcttgCTCTCTAACGTCGGTTTGTGTACAATCATGTAAACTAAAGCGTTCCTTTCTTTAAtctctgtgatgtttaatgGACACAATGACCAGATGGAAGTCATGAATTGAGCCCGTCTGTTCGTTTTTTGAGCTTTGACGACgatgaatgaatgttttaacGTCCAGTCTTCAGAgtgaagctgctgaagctgAACCCACAGAGTGTTTCGGAGCCTCGTggcctttttatttttctctctctttgttttctcagCAGTCTAGAGATGATACACACACCTCATAGTTGCATCAGTGCTGTGTATTAACCtgttttcagtgtatttctGGTCTTTTGTTGCTGTATAATGCTCTTCAGACCAAACCACCGTGTTGAAAACAACTCTTTTACTAATAAAGGCTCTTTTTTTGATCAACAGATTGTGTTGAAAATTGTCATTTGATACGTTTGGGAGcagaaaattacatttccaTGATATTTACATCGTCTGCTTTACTTTAATGTGAAAACTGAGAGCTAACAAATGGATGCCAAACATCTGGttggccaccaagactcctgtgACTCCCCTGAAGGAGatacaagaaagagactagtgaggaaggccaccaagacacctatgacttaattttttaaaaataatttaatttttaaaaaatacattagaaGGTATTCTTTTTGGTgggtgtgtttctatttaaatcAGTGATATCtgtagaaattattttctgCTTAGTATTtttactacaaaaaaaaaatctaattttgatgcaaattttgtgaatttaatgtttttgcaaAGTTGGTTCTTCAAATTTGAGATCAAAACACAATGAAGGGGACAAAAATAACCTAACTTTTAAATTCTATGACATGCTAGtcatattagattttttaaattttattttcaatttcatATAAAAAGCCAATTTAATGCCTTGGATGTCCAAAAGTAAGTGAAGTAAAGTCAAATTCCCACTTGCccttaaaagtgttttcagccaatcagattgAAGAACGCCGGTCAGGTGACGCAGTCTCCGCCGCCATCATTGTTAGTGGCAGTGAAGCCCGAGCGGAGGAGAACCAGCGGAGCTCCGAGGAGCAGCAGTCCGGGTGTCGGTGAGTGTCGTCCGGGCAGCAAGCATGGTCCAGACGTGCTCGGCGTACGGCTGCAAGAACCGCtaccacaaagacaaagacatcTCCTTCCACAAGTAAGTTTAATTAAAGTGTGTGCGGGAGCTAGTTAGCATTAGCCGTCCAGACATTTTAGTTAACAGTGTGTCGTACTGCTGAAGAATCGGCACCAGACTCCGTTCACTAACCCGCTATTTTAAAGATCAACTGGTTCCCATCAACCGGGTATTAGGTTTAGAATTTCACACCAGACGTTTTTAGTGTCAGGAGATATCATTGATAAAATCGGACTACGGTTAAATCACCAAACATCGAttttttttggataaatttaaagtattttatcAAGTTCACCCGCCTGTCGCGCAGTTCTCTCTCTATAGAGTAACAAGTTCACCAACGCGGCAGCTACGGCGTCTGTTCCCAAACTCCCAAGTTTAGATGTCATTAAAACTTAACCTAACCATCGTGTCGCATATTTTTACACGCCGAGTTTACAAGAAGGTAATAAATATGTACACAAGCCCTTAAAATTGTATTCTCCAACGTGTTTTAGTTGTCTATAAGCACGCAAACCGTAAATTCCCGTTATTTTGAATGGAGTTCGGGTCCGGCTCACTTCTCGGGCTAATGCTAGCTTGGAGTCTGGAGTAAACATGTGGAGAGCCTGTAAATGTGGCCATGTGAGAGCAGCTGAACCCCACTTCAGTCGACTGACAGCAGAAGTTAGAGAGAGTCTGTTAAAGTTTTATCTGACAGTTTCATGAATCAGCTGTTTGGGTTCAGTTTCCTGCAGACTGAACTGAGATCAGATCAGCTGACAGCCTCAAACTCACTCATCTGGTCAAGAAAAATCCTCAGATCTTCTGTTATTCTTGATCTTGTCATTGATTCTGAATCTGTAATATTAGACAAATAGAACAAATAATCTCCCATCTATGAGCTCTTATGAACCGTccactagtgatattttctgaaccacatgtagctgcaggtcacaataatacaaactaaacatgtagaatactttaaatataaaatatttggtcagaaaaatgaaaacaaagttagTTTTCTAGTTATTGTaaataattcagtttaattaacattttaaatctgtgtcctttagtatgtttttttatgatgtgaagcactttTGCCCTCTTTCTGTCCAGTGTGTGAAACGTCCTGAACAAATAAAAGTGCCTCGCCCTCATTTTATTGAACTTTGATAAGTGATTGAGCAGGTTTGACGAGTTGAACCATGAAGAACTAAAGTGTGAGCTGGTTTGAGCCAAGTAGAACAGAGATCTGGAGTTTTCAAGTCGTTCAAACCTGCTCAATCTGTTGTTAAAGtccaataaaaataactttattttcatttttgtgacccagtattttatattaaagTATTGTCcatatttagttttgtattattgtgacctgcagctacatgtggttcagaaaatatcagtaGTTGACTTCTGGATTAtcaattttttgttaatttgaggTAAAAGATAGAACTTTTCATGCCGACGTCCAattttttccccatattttaactcaaaaatcAGAAgttattgatctacttgtccaatattccagattctgaatcaatg
Encoded proteins:
- the ccdc82 gene encoding coiled-coil domain-containing protein 82, whose translation is MESLYKRKMFASMRKTKVAASKKRQIGLPASILDDSDEGSFSSSSSSGSQSDFQSSPEEDSEQEGRDRSESGATSSDDSRSVTRRKRSFLGGDDSSSSSSGGEEDEEEEEEEEEDRSQPKRSVQPRKRSRLQRQDESDSDQEEKRREEAEKAKRRQRHNKLLALSRRMKARVPNRRRSRLKQGGGDREESKEAEDEAGGDEDRNKGEEEDGDKKEASGGKEEEKDEEEEKN